Genomic window (Tamandua tetradactyla isolate mTamTet1 chromosome 3, mTamTet1.pri, whole genome shotgun sequence):
tttctcggaccataaaggaatgatgttggaaatcaataataggcagagtgccagaaaattcacaaatacgtggaggctcaacaacacactcctaaacaacgagtgggtcaaagaagaaattgctagagaaattagcaaatacctcgaggcaaatgaaaatgaaaacacaacatatcaaaacttatgggatgcagcaaaggcagtgctaagagggaaatttattgctctaaatgcctatatcagaaaagaagaaaaggcaaaaattcaggaattaactatccatttggaagaacaggagaaagaacagcaagctaaccccaaagcaagcaaaaggaaagaaataacaaagattagagcacaaataaatgaaattgaaaacatgaaaacaatagagaaaatcaataaggccagaagttggttctatgagaaaatcaataagattgatgggcccttagcaagattgacaaaaagaagaagagagaggatgcaaataaataagatcagaaatggaagaggagacataactactgacctcacagaaataaaggaggtaataacaggatactatgaacaactttacgctaataaatacaacaatttagaggaaatggacgggttcctggaaagacatgaacaaccaactttgactcaagaagagatagatgatctcaacaaaccaatcacaagtaaagaaattgaattagtcattcaaaagcttcctaaaaagaaaagtccaggaccagacggcttcacatgtgaattctatcaaacattccagaaagaattagtaccaactctcctcaaactcttcaaaaaaatcgaagtggagggaaaactacctaactcattctatgaagccaacattaccctcataccaaaaccaggcaaagatattacaagaaaagaaaactacaggccgatctctctaatgaatattgatgcaaaaatcctcaataaaattctagcaaatcgtatccaacaacacattaaaagaattattcatcatgaccaagtaggattcatcccaggtatgcaaggatggttcaacataagaaaatcaattaatgtaatacaccatatcaacaaattaaagcagaaaaatcacatgatcatctcaattgatgcagagaaggcatttgacaagattcaacatcctttccttttgaaaacacttcgaaggataggaatacaagggaacttccttaaaatgatagagggaatatatgaaaaacccacagctaatatcatccttaatggggaaaaattgaaaacgttccccctaagatcaggaacaagacaaggatgtccactatcaccactattattcaacattgttttggaggttctagccagagcaattagacaagaaaaagaaatacaaggcatcaaaattggaaaggaagaagtaaaactatcactgtttgcagatgatatgatactatacgtcgaaaacccggaaaaatccacaacaaaactactagagctaataaatgagtacagcaaagtagcaggttacaagatcaacattcaaaaatctgtagcatttctatacactagcaatgaacaagcggagggggaaatcaagaaacgaatcccatttacaattgcaactaaaagaataaaatacctaggaataaatttaactaaagagacaaaagacctatacaaagaaaactacaaaaaactgctaaaagaaatcacagaagacctaaacagatggaagggcataccgtgttcatggattggaagactaaatatagttaagatgtcaatcctacctaaattgatttacagattcaatgcaataccaatcaaaatcccaacaacttatttttcagaaatagaaaaaccaataagcaaatttatctggaagggcagggtgccccgaattgctaaaaacatcttgaggaaaaaaaacgaagctggaggtcttgcgctgccagactttaaggcatattatgaagccacagtggtcaaaacagcatggtattggcataaagatagatatatcgaccaatggaatcgaatagagtgctcagatatagaccctctcatctatggtcatttgatctttgataagggagtcaagccaactcacctgggacagaacagtctcttcaataaatggtgcctagagaactggaaaaccatatgcaaaagaatgaaagaagacccatatctcacaccctatacaaaagttaactcaaaatggatcaaagatctaaacattaggtctaagaccatagaacagttagaggaaaatgtagggagatatcttatgaatcttacaattggaggcggttttatggaccttacacctaaagcaagagcactgaagaaggaaataaataaatgggaactcctcaaaattaaacacttttgtgcatcaaagaacttcatcaagaaagtagaaagacagcctacacaatgggaatcaatatttggaaacgacatatcagataaaggtctagtatccagaatttataatgagattgttcaactcaacaacaaaaagatagccaacccaattacaaaatgggaaaaagacttgaatagacacctctcagaggaggaaatacaaatggccaaaagacacatgaagagatgctcaatgtccctggccattagagaaatgcaaatcaaaaccacaatgagatatcatctcacacccaccagaatggccattatcaacaaaacagaaaatgacaagtgctggagagggtgcggagaaagaggcacacttatccactgttggtgggaatgtcaaatggtgcaaccactgtggaaagcagtttggcggttcctcaaaaagctgaatatagaattgccatacgatccagcactaccattgctgggaatctactcaaaggaattaagggcaaaaactcaaacagacatttgcacaccaatgtttatagcagcgttatttacaattgcaaagagatggaaacagccaaaatgtccatcaacagacgagtggctaaacaaactgtggtatatacgtacgatggaatattatgcagcgttaagacaggataaacttatgaagcatgtaataacatggatggacctagagaacattatgctgagtgagtctagccaaaagctaaaagacaaatactgtatggtcccaatgatgtgaatcgacactcgagaataaacttggaatatgtcattggtaacagagttcagcaggagttagaaacagggtaagataatgggtaatcggagctgatggaatacagacggtgcaataggactagatacaaaaactcaaaaatggacagtacaataatacctaattgtaaagtaatcatgttaaaatactgaacgaagctgcatccgagctataggtttttgttttgttttgttttgtttgttttgttcttattattattacttttattttttttctctatattaacattctatatttttttctgttataatgctagttcttctaaaccgatgcaaatgtactaagaaacgatgatcatgcatctatgtgatgatgttaagaattactgattgcatatgtagaatggtatgacgtctaaaaaaaaaaaatggtcagcacaatactgcctaattgtaatgtaattatcttggaacgctgaatgaagctgcatctgatctattgtttttttgtttgtttgttttgttttttttttctctcttatatatttttgtactttttatttttatttgtgttttctctctgtgttatcactttatttctttttctgttgtagtgctatttctttctctaaatcgatgcatatgtactgagaaatgatgaccatacacctatgtgatgatattaagaattactgattgcatatgtagaatggattgatttctattgttgtgttagttaatttttttaattaataaaaaaaaaaaaaaaaaccaaaaaaaaaaaaaaaaaaaagagttagccTATTCCAGgctaggaagaagcaaaacttttctttcttctaccaagAAGAATTCACacatctctttctgtctctctctgtatGTCCCTATGTCTATTTCTCCATCTGTATTTCTACCTCCCCTTGGATATGTGTGGGTTtgggagaggggggaaggagtGGCGAACATTAGTCTGAAGACTAAGATCTTCTGGGCTTCACATGCTGCAAAGCGATTTGATGATGCAACTCACCCTAAAGAAATAGACTTTTCAAGAGATAGATGATCTTGGACATGCAGGACCCCAAAACTAGACACAGAACCTGATGAGCAGAACCAGGACAGCTGGCAGGAGCAGAGGAGAAAGTACTGCCTCACTGGGGAATAGACTCTCACTGCTTTTTTGGccttctttgcatttttttttacctgaagtTTTCAAATTATTCAGGGACTTTGTGCAAGGACCACCTATATATTGTTCATGACTACCAAAGCCTAGTTTTCTAGTGTCTTAGAATTGATGAATTTTGAAGCTTAATTTCTTTGCTCTGTGTAATTTAATTAAACTGACACTGACACACACGcacatctttttgttgttgcttttttggtTAAAATTGTTTACAGCGTTTCCCAAATCTGCAGTTCCCTTCCTGAGTCTTTTGTCTTTACCTGAAATCAGAATGTCATTTCTTTGGATTTTTCATCCTTAGCCTATATTCAGGGGGTAGGAAAATAGACTTCTGAACCGTGAAACTCTTCCTTGTCACTAACTCCAACACATCCTTTAGGACCATGCTAATCTCCACCTCAGGCTAACTTGTGTATCTCTGGTGTGGGCTCCCTCTGTCATTATGTTTAGAACATGCATGACATTGGTTGGTTTACTTCCTTAGTAAAAGGTGACCTTAAAAGATGAGGACTGTGTTTCAGTCTTGGATTTGGTACGGTGCAGGCAACttttaaaagctaaaatttttgcaaaaatattcAGGCAACTGATTTCTAGCTGTATGGAATTTGGGATAGAAGATAATCTATACTTGCGTTTTTAAACTTCCCtgttgatatttaaaatatttgaagaaaaccccatctaatatattaatatagaatatttctttgaaaaaaatggagGAGGTAAAGAATCCTGACCAGCAGTCTGAGTAGAAACCATTATAAATATCTTCACACTATCTTTTGTAAGCCTTTCATTAGGTTGCAAATTCATCTGTAAGGAAGACAGATTGTATTTTCAAGGCATATTCATCAGAGAAAGCATGCCCATCCATTAAATGGTCCATTAGGATTTggaataaaatttctattttaaaatgtaaaataggtAGGTTGTAAACCAGAGTCCTGGATATTATTCTGGAAGACATTGAAAATGAGTGTTTCTGTTAGAATAGAGGTAGGATATACATAATGTAAGCTCAGCTTTAAGAGAATATGTCTTATTAATGTCTTGATTCTTAGTTGATGGGTTTTCATGTAAAGttccttttatattttaggtCCAGCTGTCTATATACTTCCCTGGATTCCTAAAACGTGACCATCGCTGggttgttttcctgatatctaaCCATGCAGCGAAGAACAAGAACGATAAATACTGGGCTTATTTTGCTCCTTTCTCAAATCTTCCATGTTGGGATCCACAATATTCCTCCTGTCACCCTGGCAGTTTTGGCTCTGAACGTCTGGTTCTTCCTGAATCCTCTAAAGCCATTGTATGAGTCCTGCATTAGTGTGGAGAAGTGTTACCAACAGAAGGACTGGCAGCGGTTAGTGCTTTCCCCCTTTCACCATGCAGATGATTGGCATTTGTATTTCAATATGGCATCCATGCTATGGAAAGGAATAAATCTGGAAAGAAGATTGGGCAGTAGATGGTTTGTCTACATAATTGCCACATTCTCCCTTCTCACCGGGGTGGTATACCTGCTTTTAGAATTCGCTCTTGCAGAATTTATGGATGAACCTGACTTCAGAAGGAGCTGTGCTGTAGGCTTCTCAGGTAAGGCAGATTAATTTCTGACAGAGCTTGCCTGAAGACAGCAGGAAAGGTGTGGCTGCTGttgtttcatgaagcaggaaTCTCTACTTGGTAAGGAGACTAAATTGCAAGTGGTCAAGGGCTGCTGGGGCCCTTTGGAAGATAGGTTGATTGGAGTACAGAAGGAATACAAATTTTGCTATTCCACGTTATCCTGTATCATTGACTTTTGGACAATCTGGAGTAAGTCCTAGTTGAAGGTAGTTGTGTAGAGAAATAGAATACTGGAAATATATCTTGGCCCCATCAGGATGGAGCTAGGAAGAAAGCAACAGGTGAATTTGTAATAGGAAATTCTCAAAAAAGATAAGTATGCTTCTCAATAACTCCATTAAAATAAATGCACTACACATTACCCATAGCATGCTCACCATGTTTTAGGAACCACTAAGTGATGTCAATCTGCATCACTCATCCTATTTAATTCATATAATAGGCCCAAAGAGAGCTAGCATTTTTTCGATTTTGTTGATGAAGAAGCTAACATCCAGAGATGTGAGACAATTTGCTCCAGATCACAGAGCTAGTgaatggtagagctgggatttaaactcGGTCTGTATGATTTTAACCATGAGATTCATTGcctttcacttttttcccctcattggttcttttttaacataaattcCATGGGGCTGAAATGGCCCTCAGGATTTAAATTAGGTGTTCTAAAAATTAAAGggtgaagggaaggaggaaaatagTCCTCATGCACAAGTAAATCCAATTCCTCTATTCTACTTTCCTGCCATCCTTCCCCGTCCTCTCTACCTTGGTGAGGCATGGCTTCATACCCTCTCGTCGATAGATCTACCACAGAGGTTATAAAAGTGTACACTGCTAGcgttttatccccattttatatgtTACATATTTAATAGCA
Coding sequences:
- the RHBDD1 gene encoding rhomboid-related protein 4 isoform X3, which encodes MQRRTRTINTGLILLLSQIFHVGIHNIPPVTLAVLALNVWFFLNPLKPLYESCISVEKCYQQKDWQRLVLSPFHHADDWHLYFNMASMLWKGINLERRLGSRWFVYIIATFSLLTGVVYLLLEFALAEFMDEPDFRRSCAVGFSGVLFALKVLSNYYCPGGFVNIFGVPVSNRFACWAELFAIHFFSPGTSFAGHLAGILVGLMYTQGPLKKIMKTCADIFYSHSGYPGQQYYFNNSGHPRSSPPPFGFRLSPEEEMRRQRLHRFDAQRGGTTS